Proteins from one Bufo gargarizans isolate SCDJY-AF-19 chromosome 8, ASM1485885v1, whole genome shotgun sequence genomic window:
- the LOC122944598 gene encoding zinc finger protein 282-like isoform X2 — MAEEIRHPGTVTFNDVAVYFSLRDWELLADWQKKLYRNVMKEIHGALTALGYEIANPGILVRIQQSEEPYYGSHDVSEDTWRPQSQKLEENMADCAQPVPALPAVKPDILLQVKLENVKNEQSCQKSAPQLAGGQEEESNSAVFNPELALWIKQEEGAASGEPSSSLKEDIALPVVEASTPLPDTRRTPSPQLSTRKPPKPPCDKGTVHKRTGLKLKDKILVLCAYENNESVGSIAAQFGVSRAQVVQIIKRREELLDALQNNVSGDRIRRRRRTTNDQLNSAVWEWLLSIRDTDVTLSGRIIREKALQIARDMGIQDFKASNGWLDSFKKAHNIHRSSLPFSMAGMEDWLSSMGAMDDR; from the exons ATGGCCGAGGAGATCCGACACCCG GGCACAGTGACGTTTAACGATGTGGCGGTCTACTTCTCTCTGCGGGACTGGGAGCTGCTGGCGGACTGGCAGAAGAAGCTGTACCGCAACGTCATGAAGGAGATACATGGAGCCCTCACTGCCCTGG GATATGAGATTGCTAATCCTGGTATTCTGGTGCGGATCCAGCAGTCGGAGGAACCGTACTATGGGTCACATGACGTTTCAGAGGACA CTTGGAGGCCACAGTCACAGAAACTAGAAGAAAACATGGCTGACTGTGCCCAGCCTGTGCCCGCGCTGCCGGCCGTCAAACCTGACATCTTACTACAGGTGAAACTGGAGAATGTGAAGAATGAGCAGAGCTGCCAGAAATCGGCACCGCAGCTGGCGGGAGGGCAGGAGGAGGAATCCA ACAGCGCAGTGTTTAACCCAGAGCTGGCATTGTGGATCAAGCAAGAAGAAGGAGCAGCGTCCGGAGAACCCAGCTCTTCACTGAAGGAGGACATAGCGCTGCCAGTGGTGGAAG CATCGACTCCACTCCCCGACACTAGAAGGACGCCATCGCCACAACTGTCCACAAGAAAGCCACCTAAGCCTCCCTGCGACAAGGGAACTGTGCACAAACGCACGGGGCTGAAGCTGAAAGACAAGATCCTGGTCCTCTGTGCCTACGAGAACAACGAGTCGGTGGGCTCCATAGCCGCACAGTTCGGAGTCAGCAGAGCGCAGGTCGTACAGATCATCAAACGGAGGGAGGAACTGCTGGACGCCTTGCAGAACAACGTCAGTGGGGACCGCATCAGGCGGCGGCGGAGGACCACTAATGACCAGCTGAACTCTGCTGTTTGGGAGTGGCTGCTCTCCATACGGGACACAGATGTCACCTTATCGGGCCGCATCATTCGGGAGAAAGCTCTGCAGATCGCCCGAGACATGGGCATCCAGGACTTTAAAGCCTCAAACGGGTGGCTGGACAGCTTCAAAAAAGCCCACAACATCCATCGCAGCTCCCTCCCCTTCTCCATGGCTGGGATGGAAGACTGGCTGTCTAGCATGGGCGCCATGGATGACAGATAG
- the LOC122944598 gene encoding zinc finger protein 12-like isoform X1 → MAEEIRHPGTVTFNDVAVYFSLRDWELLADWQKKLYRNVMKEIHGALTALGYEIANPGILVRIQQSEEPYYGSHDVSEDTWRPQSQKLEENMADCAQPVPALPAVKPDILLQVKLENVKNEQSCQKSAPQLAGGQEEESNSAVFNPELALWIKQEEGAASGEPSSSLKEDIALPVVEDVVTLGHHPSGPVKSIEMGQPLPETLVGNLLRYFEEEREKHAQFGGSLPDVAVQPQPTVAHEEGSQLFTIDWGLPEATDRFPEGLTPSLNVTKHYKCTYCEKSFLRGTQLREHERTHTGERPYQCLKCPKSFSRSTQLKDHQRTHTGERPFQCTECGKTFTHSSNLIHHRRTHTGEKPHKCNMCPKSFSQNSDLNRHQRTHMAGDRPHQCTRCHRTFIYKSQLRMHSRVHVVEDILQGVERGTGADEMT, encoded by the exons ATGGCCGAGGAGATCCGACACCCG GGCACAGTGACGTTTAACGATGTGGCGGTCTACTTCTCTCTGCGGGACTGGGAGCTGCTGGCGGACTGGCAGAAGAAGCTGTACCGCAACGTCATGAAGGAGATACATGGAGCCCTCACTGCCCTGG GATATGAGATTGCTAATCCTGGTATTCTGGTGCGGATCCAGCAGTCGGAGGAACCGTACTATGGGTCACATGACGTTTCAGAGGACA CTTGGAGGCCACAGTCACAGAAACTAGAAGAAAACATGGCTGACTGTGCCCAGCCTGTGCCCGCGCTGCCGGCCGTCAAACCTGACATCTTACTACAGGTGAAACTGGAGAATGTGAAGAATGAGCAGAGCTGCCAGAAATCGGCACCGCAGCTGGCGGGAGGGCAGGAGGAGGAATCCA ACAGCGCAGTGTTTAACCCAGAGCTGGCATTGTGGATCAAGCAAGAAGAAGGAGCAGCGTCCGGAGAACCCAGCTCTTCACTGAAGGAGGACATAGCGCTGCCAGTGGTGGAAG ATGTTGTCACCCTCGGGCATCACCCTTCGGGTCCGGTAAAGAGCATAGAAATGGGGCAGCCTCTGCCTGAGACACTGGTGGGAAACCTCTTGCGGTATTttgaggaggagagggagaagCATGCCCAGTTTGGGGGGTCGTTACCTGACGTTGCAGTGCAGCCTCAGCCCACGGTGGCCCATGAGGAGGGATCTCAGCTTTTTACTATTGACTGGGGTCTCCCGGAGGCGACTGACAGGTTCCCAGAGGGTCTGACCCCCAGCTTGAATGTGACCAAACATTACAAATGTACTTACTGTGAGAAGAGCTTCCTGCGCGGCACCCAGCTGAGGGAGCATGAGCGGACTCATACGGGAGAGCGGCCCTACCAGTGCCTCAAGTGCCCCAAAAGCTTCAGCCGCAGCACTCAGCTGAAGGACCACCAGCGCACCCACACCGGTGAGAGGCCCTTCCAGTGTACAGAGTGCGGAAAGACCTTCACCCACAGCTCCAACCTCATCCACCACCGACGGACGCACACTGGCGAGAAACCACACAAGTGCAACATGTGCCCTAAGAGCTTCAGCCAGAACTCCGACCTCAACCGACACCAGCGCACCCACATGGCTGGGGACCGTCCCCACCAATGCACTCGCTGCCACCGGACGTTCATATACAAGTCTCAGCTGAGAATGCACAGCCGCGTCCATGTGGTGGAGGACATCCTGCAGGGAGTGGAGAGAGGGACTGGGGCGGACGAGATGACATAG